A single window of Microbispora hainanensis DNA harbors:
- a CDS encoding MarR family winged helix-turn-helix transcriptional regulator: MTSRAEAADMPHDGETKTPERLRGRASRLLAMVAARADRLMGEGLARVDARKWHYAVLASLEEFGPGSQATLSRRTGIYRSDMVGVLNELAERGLVERMPDPDDRRRNVITITAQGRQSLRRLDKVLDDLHEELLAPLTPAERDQFVHLLTRLRDHHTRRAAHPPAS; the protein is encoded by the coding sequence ATGACCAGCAGGGCCGAAGCCGCGGACATGCCGCACGACGGTGAGACGAAGACGCCGGAGCGGCTGCGCGGACGTGCCAGCCGCCTGCTCGCGATGGTGGCGGCGCGGGCGGACCGGCTGATGGGCGAGGGGCTGGCCCGGGTCGACGCCCGCAAGTGGCACTACGCGGTGCTCGCCTCGCTGGAGGAGTTCGGCCCGGGCAGCCAGGCGACGCTGAGCCGCCGCACCGGTATCTATCGCAGCGACATGGTGGGCGTCCTCAACGAACTGGCCGAGCGCGGTCTCGTCGAACGGATGCCGGATCCCGACGACCGCCGCCGCAACGTCATCACCATCACCGCGCAGGGGCGGCAGAGCCTGCGCCGCCTCGACAAGGTGCTGGACGACCTCCACGAGGAGCTGCTCGCCCCGCTGACCCCTGCCGAGCGCGACCAGTTCGTGCATCTGCTCACCCGGCTGCGGGACCACCACACCCGGCGGGCCGCGCACCCCCCGGCCTCATAG
- a CDS encoding glutaredoxin domain-containing protein — translation MLRRWTLPILFLALGLAAAARQIARGAPVAAVTLLLIFLVGAVLLSPLIFPRSVSAAEALRRAAADGRPIVYWRPGCRYCMRLRTRLGRHAYQMHWVDIWRDPDGAAAVRAATGGDETVPTVVVAGTPHVNPDPRWVRAQLP, via the coding sequence ATGCTGCGCCGATGGACGCTCCCGATCCTCTTCCTGGCCCTCGGGCTCGCCGCCGCGGCACGGCAGATCGCCCGGGGAGCCCCGGTCGCCGCCGTCACACTGCTCCTGATCTTCCTGGTCGGCGCCGTCCTGCTGTCCCCGCTGATCTTCCCCAGGTCCGTCAGCGCCGCCGAGGCGCTGCGCCGCGCCGCGGCCGACGGCCGGCCCATCGTCTACTGGCGCCCCGGCTGCCGCTACTGCATGCGGCTGCGCACCCGGCTCGGCCGCCACGCCTACCAGATGCACTGGGTCGACATCTGGCGCGACCCGGACGGCGCCGCGGCGGTCCGGGCCGCCACCGGCGGCGACGAGACGGTGCCCACCGTGGTCGTGGCGGGCACGCCGCACGTCAACCCCGACCCTCGATGGGTGCGCGCGCAACTGCCTTGA
- a CDS encoding AfsR/SARP family transcriptional regulator produces MRIGILGPLRVTGGDIKGARLRVLLIRLALEPGRVVTAESLAEDLWEEPPANPVAALHSLVSRLRRELRHQGVHEGSHGTVVSHPAGYLLDVPPEEVDAVEFERLVRAGRAERDPRRAAAVLRSALALWRGAALADAAGLPFAQVAAARLEELRLCALEARVAADLAVADTAVDTAVDTAVDTAVDTAVDTAVDTAVDTAAAGALVAELEEVVAAHPLREPFHALLMRALCAAGRRGDALEAFERVRRRLADELGVDPGPELRAAHLEALRYAPPEKPVRAAVRGNVPAPVTSLVGRREDVARVRGLLSAARLVTLTGPGGAGKTRLAVEVAGGLAAASGVWLVELAAAGDAADVVAAVRATVPAATPERDGDVAARPALSPLDALVEALAGRELVLVLDNCEHVVDGAAALAERLLAGVPGLRILATSREPLDVPGEHLHPVRPLALPGDDVDAARALEFPAVALFAARASAARPGFVVDDSVVTDVVAVCRQLDGLPLAIELAAARLRSFTMRQLAEAVGERLALRGGRTAGPRHRSLRAVIEWSWDLLSPQERVALRRLSVFAGGATAEAALRVCGAGLETVTCLVDRSLVVVAEPEGTADRAAQVRYRLLETVRAYAAERLEEAGEARAVRDRHLGYFVEVAEAAEPGLRTAEQLRLLAMLDAERGNLDAALGHAVRTGQKGQSLRLFMARLWEWTVRGRGDEAARWARAIRAVLGEAAPHGLELPHALCVLLASDEPYASPEAMRVVEESGHPVALWAWIVGVRPSGGAVDHWRRALAAMRAFGDHEDPWARATGLLMGGIGEFEYGRAGARAAEPWLRAALAGYRALGERWGLSLALYWLSLVAENRGDAAEALTLLEEAAELAGLLGGMEVVPLPMMLRVRLAQLRARTGDVVGAERELVLAGEAADRTLDRLAAARVRQAAGEVARRRGELGEAERLLVEALELVDGQADVPGQFLSTVHVELARVRAELGDREAAWRSLRSALVSSGRAGDETVRAMVLEAVAEWCAAGGDLPRAVLVAGAARTLRGLDGGSDGVHRLERGRPKLRLVKAVARAPIEGRG; encoded by the coding sequence ATGCGAATCGGGATTCTCGGGCCGTTGCGGGTGACCGGCGGCGATATCAAAGGTGCGCGGCTGCGCGTGCTGCTGATCCGGCTCGCTCTGGAACCCGGCAGGGTGGTCACCGCCGAGAGTCTGGCCGAGGACCTGTGGGAGGAGCCGCCCGCGAACCCGGTGGCGGCGCTGCATTCCCTGGTGTCGCGGCTACGACGTGAGCTGCGACACCAGGGAGTGCACGAGGGCTCGCACGGCACAGTGGTGTCGCATCCGGCCGGTTATCTGCTCGACGTCCCGCCGGAGGAGGTAGACGCCGTCGAGTTCGAACGCCTGGTGCGTGCGGGCCGGGCCGAGCGCGATCCCCGGCGTGCCGCGGCCGTGCTGCGGTCGGCCCTGGCGCTCTGGCGGGGTGCGGCGCTCGCCGACGCGGCCGGCCTGCCGTTCGCGCAGGTGGCGGCGGCGCGCCTGGAGGAGCTGCGGCTTTGCGCGCTGGAGGCCCGGGTGGCGGCCGACCTCGCCGTGGCCGACACGGCGGTGGACACGGCGGTGGACACGGCGGTGGACACGGCGGTGGACACGGCGGTGGACACGGCGGTGGACACGGCGGTGGACACGGCGGCCGCCGGGGCGCTGGTGGCGGAGCTGGAGGAGGTCGTCGCCGCGCATCCGCTGCGCGAGCCGTTCCATGCCCTGCTGATGCGGGCACTGTGCGCGGCGGGGCGGCGCGGGGACGCGCTGGAGGCGTTCGAACGCGTCAGGCGGCGGCTGGCTGACGAGCTGGGCGTCGATCCCGGGCCGGAGCTGCGCGCGGCCCACCTGGAGGCGCTGCGCTACGCGCCTCCGGAAAAGCCCGTACGGGCTGCCGTACGGGGGAACGTGCCGGCGCCGGTGACGAGCCTGGTGGGGCGGCGGGAGGACGTGGCGCGGGTGCGGGGCCTGCTGTCGGCCGCGCGGCTGGTCACGCTGACCGGGCCGGGCGGCGCGGGCAAGACCAGGCTGGCGGTGGAGGTCGCCGGCGGGCTCGCCGCCGCCTCGGGTGTCTGGCTGGTCGAGCTGGCCGCCGCCGGCGACGCGGCGGACGTGGTGGCCGCCGTGCGGGCGACCGTACCCGCGGCCACGCCCGAGCGGGACGGGGACGTCGCCGCGCGGCCGGCCCTGTCGCCGCTCGACGCGCTGGTGGAGGCGCTGGCGGGCCGGGAGCTCGTGCTCGTGCTGGACAACTGCGAGCACGTGGTGGACGGCGCGGCGGCGCTGGCGGAGCGGCTGCTCGCGGGGGTGCCGGGGCTGCGGATCCTGGCGACCAGCCGAGAGCCGCTGGACGTTCCCGGCGAGCATCTCCATCCGGTGCGGCCGCTGGCGTTGCCCGGCGACGACGTGGACGCGGCGCGGGCGCTGGAGTTCCCCGCGGTGGCGTTGTTCGCGGCGCGGGCGTCGGCCGCGCGGCCGGGGTTCGTGGTGGACGACTCGGTGGTGACCGATGTGGTCGCGGTGTGCCGGCAGCTCGACGGCCTGCCGCTCGCGATCGAGCTGGCTGCGGCCCGGCTGCGGTCGTTCACGATGCGGCAGCTCGCCGAGGCGGTGGGCGAGCGGCTGGCGCTGCGCGGCGGCCGTACGGCGGGGCCGCGGCATCGGTCGCTGCGGGCGGTGATCGAGTGGAGCTGGGATCTGCTGTCGCCGCAGGAGCGCGTGGCGCTGCGCCGGTTGTCGGTGTTCGCGGGCGGGGCGACGGCGGAGGCGGCGCTGCGGGTGTGCGGGGCGGGGCTGGAGACGGTGACCTGCCTGGTGGACAGGTCGCTGGTCGTCGTGGCCGAGCCCGAGGGGACCGCGGACCGGGCGGCGCAGGTGCGTTATCGGCTGCTGGAGACGGTGCGCGCGTACGCGGCCGAGCGGCTGGAGGAGGCGGGCGAGGCGCGGGCCGTACGTGACCGGCATCTGGGCTATTTCGTCGAGGTGGCGGAGGCGGCCGAGCCCGGGTTGCGCACGGCCGAGCAGCTTCGCCTGCTGGCGATGCTGGACGCCGAGCGGGGCAACCTCGACGCGGCGCTGGGCCACGCCGTACGGACCGGGCAGAAGGGGCAGTCGCTGCGGCTGTTCATGGCCAGGCTGTGGGAGTGGACGGTGCGGGGGCGGGGCGACGAGGCGGCGAGGTGGGCGCGGGCCATCCGGGCGGTGCTGGGCGAGGCCGCGCCGCATGGGCTGGAGCTGCCGCACGCGTTGTGCGTGCTGCTGGCGTCCGATGAGCCGTACGCGTCGCCGGAGGCGATGCGCGTGGTCGAGGAGTCGGGCCATCCCGTGGCGTTGTGGGCCTGGATCGTGGGGGTCAGGCCCTCGGGCGGGGCGGTGGATCACTGGCGCAGGGCGCTGGCGGCGATGCGGGCGTTCGGCGATCACGAGGATCCGTGGGCGCGGGCGACCGGGCTGCTGATGGGCGGCATCGGGGAGTTCGAGTACGGCAGGGCGGGGGCGCGGGCGGCCGAGCCGTGGTTGCGTGCGGCGCTGGCGGGCTACCGCGCGCTGGGGGAGCGGTGGGGGTTGTCCCTGGCGCTCTACTGGCTGTCGCTGGTGGCGGAGAATCGGGGGGACGCGGCGGAGGCGCTGACGCTGCTGGAGGAGGCGGCGGAGCTGGCGGGGCTGCTCGGCGGGATGGAGGTGGTGCCCCTCCCGATGATGCTGCGGGTGCGGCTGGCCCAGTTGCGTGCCCGTACGGGTGATGTGGTGGGGGCGGAGCGGGAGCTGGTGTTGGCCGGCGAGGCGGCCGACCGTACGCTGGATCGGCTGGCGGCGGCGCGGGTGCGGCAGGCCGCCGGGGAGGTGGCGCGGCGGCGGGGTGAGCTCGGCGAGGCGGAGCGCCTGCTGGTGGAGGCGCTGGAGCTGGTGGACGGGCAGGCGGACGTGCCGGGGCAGTTCCTGTCGACGGTTCATGTCGAGCTGGCGCGGGTGCGGGCGGAGCTCGGGGATCGCGAGGCGGCGTGGCGGTCGCTGCGTTCGGCGCTGGTGTCGTCGGGGCGGGCGGGTGACGAGACGGTGCGCGCGATGGTGCTGGAGGCGGTGGCGGAGTGGTGTGCCGCCGGTGGGGACCTGCCGCGTGCCGTGCTGGTCGCGGGTGCGGCGCGGACGCTGCGCGGGTTGGACGGCGGGTCGGACGGGGTGCACAGGTTGGAACGTGGCCGTCCGAAGCTGAGGTTGGTCAAGGCAGTTGCGCGCGCACCCATCGAGGGTCGGGGTTGA
- a CDS encoding tyrosine-type recombinase/integrase: MNTPAVPERNTPARPERDPYQVYLDALQSPESKRTMKGCLDRIARLITGDPEATGAGQPWELLRYEHTTRLRTLMREQGWSPSHVNKHLVALRRVLKEAWRLGLMSGEDYQRAADLPAYKHTRVPAGRHVENEALAAVLEVCDGDPSPAGRRDGAMLAALYSTGCRRAEIAGLTLADFDPHARSLRVRGKGDKERLVYLTAEAVERLDLWLAVRGRATGPLFCPINKGGRLRLAHMTGQAIADIVSRRLAAAGASPRTPHDFRRTFIGELLDAGVDLATAQALVGHASPATTARYDRRPERRRREAVDRLRVPGAAR; this comes from the coding sequence ATGAACACCCCCGCCGTCCCCGAGCGGAACACCCCCGCGCGGCCGGAGCGCGATCCCTACCAGGTGTATCTCGACGCGCTGCAGAGCCCCGAGTCCAAGCGCACGATGAAGGGCTGCCTCGACCGCATCGCCCGCCTCATCACCGGCGACCCGGAGGCGACCGGCGCCGGCCAGCCCTGGGAACTGCTCCGCTACGAGCACACCACCCGGCTGCGGACGCTGATGCGGGAGCAGGGCTGGTCGCCCTCCCACGTCAACAAGCATCTGGTCGCGCTGCGCCGGGTGCTGAAGGAGGCGTGGCGGCTCGGCCTGATGAGCGGCGAGGACTACCAGCGGGCCGCCGACCTGCCCGCCTACAAGCACACCCGCGTCCCGGCGGGACGGCACGTCGAGAACGAGGCGCTGGCTGCCGTGCTGGAGGTGTGCGACGGCGACCCCTCCCCCGCCGGCCGCCGCGACGGCGCGATGCTGGCGGCGCTCTACTCCACCGGCTGCCGCCGCGCCGAGATCGCCGGGCTCACCCTGGCCGACTTCGATCCCCACGCGCGTTCCCTGCGGGTGCGCGGCAAGGGCGACAAGGAACGGCTGGTCTACCTGACCGCGGAGGCCGTCGAGCGCCTCGATCTCTGGCTCGCCGTACGCGGGCGGGCGACGGGCCCGCTGTTCTGCCCCATCAACAAGGGCGGGCGGCTGCGCCTGGCCCACATGACCGGCCAGGCCATCGCCGACATCGTCTCCCGCCGCCTGGCCGCCGCCGGGGCCTCCCCGCGTACGCCGCACGACTTCCGGCGCACGTTCATCGGCGAGCTGCTCGACGCCGGGGTCGACCTCGCCACCGCCCAGGCGCTGGTGGGCCACGCCTCCCCCGCCACCACCGCGCGCTACGACCGGCGGCCCGAGCGGCGCCGCCGCGAAGCCGTCGACCGGCTCCGCGTCCCCGGCGCCGCCCGCTGA
- the rpoB gene encoding DNA-directed RNA polymerase subunit beta, which produces MAASPHASSRAFAVPPGPRRVSFARIEEPLEVPDLLALQTESFDWLVGNERWKGRVEAARQAGRRDIPLQSGLEEIFEEISPIEDFSGTMSLSFREHRFEPPKYSVDECKDRDMTYSAPMFVTAEFINNTTGEIKSQTVFMGDFPLMTSKGTFIVNGTERVVVSQLVRSPGVYFERSVDKTSDKELFGGKVIPSRGAWLEFEIDKRDSVGVRIDRKRKQPVTVLLKALGWTGDQILERFGQYESMRATLEKDHTSGQDDALLDIYRKLRPGEPPTRESAQALLENLYFNPKRYDLAKVGRYKINKKLGVQADITQGTLTDEDIVATIEYLVRLHAGEESMPVAGGEVSVETDDIDHFGNRRLRTVGELIQNQVRLGLARMERVVRERMTTQDVEAITPQTLINIRPVVASIKEFFGTSQLSQFMDHINPLAALTQKRRLNALGPGGLSRERAGFEVRDVHPSHYGRMCPIESPEGPNIGLIGSLASFGRVNAFGFVETPYRRVVDGKVTDEIDYLTADEEDKYVKAQANTALNPDGSFAEPRVLVRTKGGETELARADEVDYIDVSPRQMVSVATAMIPFLEHDDANRALMGSNMQRQSVPLLKSEAPLVGTGMEYRAATDAGDVITAEKAGVVEEVSADYITVMNDDGTRTTYRVAKFKRSNQGTCFNQKPIVSEGDRVERGQVVADGPCTDNGEMALGKNLLVAFMPWEGHNYEDAIILSQRLVQDDVLSSIHIEEHEVDARDTKLGPEEITRDIPNASEDALADLDERGIIRIGADVETGDILVGKVTPKGETELTPEERLLRAIFGEKAREVRDTSLKVRHGESGKVIGVRVFSREEGDELPPGVNELVRVYVAQKRKITDGDKLAGRHGNKGVISKILPVEDMPFLEDGTPVDIILNPLGVPGRMNVGQVLETHLGWIAAQGWDISGVEEEWAERLRDKDADRVEPWTNVATPVFDGAGEEEIIGLLGNTLVNRDGDRLVMPSGKARLFDGRSGEPFPHPISVGYIYILKLLHLVDDKIHARSTGPYSMITQQPLGGKAQFGGQRFGEMEVWALEAYGAAYALQELLTIKSDDVQGRVKVYEAIVKGENIPEAGIPESFKVLIKEMQSLCLNVEVLSSDGMSIEMRDTDEDVFRAAEELGIDLSRRPHEGAMTVDDI; this is translated from the coding sequence TTGGCAGCCTCGCCTCACGCCTCGTCCCGCGCTTTCGCCGTACCGCCCGGTCCTCGCCGCGTCTCCTTCGCGCGGATCGAGGAGCCGCTCGAAGTGCCCGACCTTCTCGCCCTGCAGACCGAGTCGTTCGACTGGCTGGTGGGCAACGAGCGATGGAAGGGCCGGGTCGAGGCGGCTCGCCAGGCCGGGCGAAGGGACATTCCACTTCAGTCGGGTCTGGAAGAGATCTTCGAGGAGATCAGTCCCATCGAGGACTTCTCCGGAACCATGTCCCTGTCGTTCCGGGAGCACAGGTTCGAGCCGCCCAAGTACTCGGTCGACGAGTGCAAGGACAGGGACATGACCTACTCCGCCCCGATGTTCGTCACGGCGGAGTTCATCAACAACACCACGGGTGAGATCAAGAGCCAGACGGTGTTCATGGGCGACTTCCCGCTCATGACGTCGAAGGGCACCTTCATCGTCAATGGCACCGAGCGTGTCGTGGTGTCCCAGCTCGTCCGTTCACCGGGTGTCTATTTCGAGCGCAGCGTCGACAAGACCTCGGACAAGGAGCTGTTCGGCGGCAAGGTCATCCCCTCCAGGGGAGCCTGGCTGGAGTTCGAGATCGACAAGCGCGACAGCGTCGGCGTGCGCATCGACCGCAAGCGTAAGCAGCCGGTCACGGTGCTGCTGAAGGCGCTCGGCTGGACCGGCGACCAGATTCTGGAGCGTTTCGGTCAGTACGAGTCGATGCGGGCGACCCTGGAGAAGGACCACACCTCCGGCCAGGACGACGCGCTGCTCGACATCTACCGCAAGCTGCGTCCGGGCGAGCCCCCGACCAGGGAGTCGGCGCAGGCGCTGCTGGAGAACCTGTACTTCAACCCGAAGCGCTACGACCTCGCCAAGGTCGGCCGTTACAAGATCAACAAGAAGCTGGGCGTCCAGGCCGACATCACCCAGGGCACGCTGACCGACGAGGACATCGTCGCCACCATCGAATACCTCGTCCGGCTGCACGCCGGCGAGGAGTCGATGCCGGTCGCCGGCGGCGAGGTCTCCGTGGAGACCGACGACATCGACCACTTCGGCAACCGTCGTCTGCGCACGGTGGGCGAGCTCATCCAGAACCAGGTCCGCCTGGGCCTGGCCCGCATGGAGCGCGTCGTCCGCGAGCGCATGACCACGCAGGACGTCGAGGCGATCACGCCGCAGACCCTGATCAACATCCGCCCGGTCGTGGCGTCGATCAAGGAGTTCTTCGGCACCTCGCAGCTGTCGCAGTTCATGGACCACATCAACCCGCTCGCCGCCCTCACCCAGAAGCGGCGCCTGAACGCGCTGGGCCCGGGTGGTCTGTCGCGTGAGCGGGCCGGGTTCGAGGTCCGCGACGTGCACCCCTCGCACTACGGCCGCATGTGCCCGATCGAGTCGCCCGAGGGCCCGAACATCGGCCTGATCGGCTCGCTTGCGTCCTTCGGGCGGGTCAACGCCTTCGGTTTCGTCGAGACGCCCTATCGGAGGGTCGTCGACGGCAAGGTGACCGACGAGATCGACTACCTGACCGCCGACGAGGAGGACAAGTACGTCAAGGCGCAGGCCAACACGGCGCTCAATCCCGACGGATCGTTCGCCGAGCCTCGCGTCCTGGTGCGTACGAAGGGTGGCGAGACCGAGCTCGCCCGCGCCGACGAGGTCGACTACATCGACGTTTCCCCGCGCCAGATGGTGTCGGTGGCGACGGCGATGATCCCGTTCCTGGAGCACGACGACGCCAACCGCGCGCTCATGGGGTCGAACATGCAGCGTCAGTCGGTGCCGTTGCTCAAGAGCGAGGCGCCGCTGGTCGGCACCGGCATGGAGTATCGCGCGGCGACGGACGCCGGTGACGTCATCACGGCCGAGAAGGCCGGTGTGGTGGAGGAGGTCTCGGCCGACTACATCACGGTGATGAACGACGACGGCACCCGGACGACGTATCGGGTGGCGAAGTTCAAGCGGTCGAACCAGGGCACCTGCTTCAACCAGAAGCCGATCGTGTCCGAGGGCGACCGGGTCGAGCGGGGTCAGGTCGTCGCCGACGGTCCGTGCACCGACAACGGTGAGATGGCGCTGGGCAAGAACCTGCTGGTGGCGTTCATGCCCTGGGAGGGGCACAACTACGAGGACGCGATCATCCTGTCCCAGCGTCTGGTGCAGGACGACGTGCTGTCGTCGATCCACATCGAAGAGCACGAGGTCGACGCCCGCGACACCAAGCTGGGTCCGGAGGAGATCACCCGCGACATCCCCAACGCCTCCGAGGACGCGCTGGCCGACCTCGACGAGCGCGGCATCATCCGCATCGGCGCCGACGTGGAGACGGGAGACATCCTGGTCGGCAAGGTCACGCCGAAGGGTGAGACCGAGCTGACGCCGGAGGAGCGGCTGCTGCGGGCGATCTTCGGTGAGAAGGCGCGTGAGGTGCGCGACACCTCGCTGAAGGTGCGACACGGTGAGTCGGGCAAGGTCATCGGGGTGCGGGTGTTCAGCCGTGAGGAGGGCGACGAGCTTCCTCCGGGCGTCAACGAGCTGGTGCGCGTGTACGTGGCGCAGAAGCGCAAGATCACCGATGGTGACAAGCTCGCCGGCCGTCACGGCAACAAGGGCGTCATCTCCAAGATCCTGCCGGTGGAGGACATGCCGTTCCTCGAGGACGGCACGCCGGTCGACATCATCCTCAACCCGCTGGGCGTGCCGGGCCGGATGAACGTCGGCCAGGTGCTGGAGACCCACCTCGGGTGGATCGCCGCCCAGGGCTGGGACATCAGCGGGGTGGAGGAGGAGTGGGCCGAGCGCCTGCGCGACAAGGACGCGGACAGGGTCGAGCCCTGGACCAACGTCGCCACCCCGGTGTTCGACGGCGCCGGCGAGGAGGAGATCATCGGTCTTCTGGGCAACACGCTGGTCAACCGCGACGGCGACCGTCTGGTGATGCCCAGTGGAAAGGCGCGGCTGTTCGACGGCCGCTCCGGCGAGCCGTTCCCGCACCCGATCTCGGTGGGTTACATCTACATCCTGAAGCTGCTGCACCTGGTCGACGACAAGATCCACGCCCGGTCGACCGGTCCGTACTCGATGATCACCCAGCAGCCGCTGGGTGGTAAGGCGCAGTTCGGCGGCCAGCGCTTCGGTGAGATGGAGGTGTGGGCCCTGGAGGCGTACGGCGCCGCCTACGCGCTGCAGGAGCTGCTGACGATCAAGTCCGACGACGTGCAGGGCCGGGTGAAGGTCTACGAGGCCATCGTCAAGGGCGAGAACATCCCCGAGGCGGGCATTCCCGAGTCCTTCAAGGTCCTCATCAAGGAGATGCAGTCGCTCTGCCTGAACGTCGAGGTTCTCTCCAGCGACGGCATGTCGATCGAGATGAGGGACACCGACGAGGACGTCTTCCGCGCGGCGGAGGAGCTCGGCATCGACCTGTCCCGGCGTCCCCACGAGGGCGCGATGACCGTCGACGACATCTGA